In one Trichlorobacter lovleyi SZ genomic region, the following are encoded:
- a CDS encoding threonine aldolase family protein, producing the protein MPNYLAFASDNYAGVCPEAWQAMAEANTGFVSSYGDDPWTAQACSLIRDTFETDCQVFFVFNGTAANSLALASLCQSYHSVICHELAHIETDECGAPEFFSNGTKILTAPGAEGKLDLAAVEQLITRRSDIHYPKPRVLCLTQATELGTVYTPAEVDAAGAFARQHGLRLQMDGARFANAVASLGCHPGDITWRAGVDLLCFGGAKNGMAVGEAVVFFKKELAEEFDYRCKQAGQLASKMRFLAAPWSGMLQNNAWIKRATHANRCAQTLADQLRAIPQVELMFPVQANAVFVSMPQALIDSLHRLGWHFYSFIGAGGARLMCSWATEESYIEALVSDISELSGHSC; encoded by the coding sequence ATGCCCAACTATCTTGCATTTGCCAGTGACAACTACGCCGGTGTCTGCCCGGAGGCCTGGCAGGCCATGGCAGAGGCCAATACCGGTTTTGTCAGTTCCTATGGTGACGACCCCTGGACCGCTCAAGCCTGCAGCCTGATTCGGGATACTTTTGAGACTGACTGCCAGGTGTTTTTTGTCTTTAACGGCACAGCAGCCAACTCTCTGGCCCTGGCCTCGCTCTGCCAGTCCTACCACAGCGTGATCTGCCATGAGCTGGCACATATCGAGACCGATGAATGCGGGGCCCCGGAGTTTTTCTCCAACGGCACCAAGATCCTGACTGCACCTGGAGCAGAGGGCAAACTTGACCTTGCTGCGGTTGAGCAGCTGATTACGCGGCGGTCCGACATCCATTATCCCAAACCACGGGTGCTCTGTCTGACCCAGGCAACAGAACTGGGCACCGTCTATACCCCTGCGGAAGTGGATGCGGCAGGTGCTTTTGCCAGACAGCACGGCCTGCGTCTGCAGATGGATGGCGCCCGCTTTGCCAATGCCGTAGCCTCACTGGGCTGCCATCCCGGTGACATTACCTGGCGTGCAGGGGTGGATCTGCTCTGTTTTGGTGGTGCAAAAAACGGGATGGCGGTGGGAGAGGCGGTTGTTTTTTTCAAAAAGGAGCTGGCAGAGGAGTTTGATTACCGCTGCAAACAGGCCGGACAGCTAGCCTCAAAGATGCGCTTTCTGGCAGCGCCCTGGAGCGGCATGCTGCAAAATAATGCATGGATCAAACGGGCAACCCATGCCAATCGCTGTGCCCAAACCCTGGCAGATCAGCTTCGGGCAATACCACAGGTAGAACTCATGTTTCCGGTACAGGCCAATGCGGTTTTTGTCAGCATGCCGCAAGCCCTGATCGACTCGCTGCACCGGCTGGGTTGGCATTTCTACAGTTTTATCGGCGCCGGTGGTGCCCGTCTGATGTGCTCATGGGCAACCGAGGAGAGCTACATTGAGGCATTGGTGAGTGATATTAGTGAATTATCGGGACATAGCTGCTGA
- a CDS encoding CheR family methyltransferase, translating into MELFGTQDFLPDLDREQLTAIFGLPVVDAYKESCIKRRVASRIRRSGCRDVNQYLQLLGANPAERERLNASLMIHVSQFFRNPSLFKTLQTVVLPALVRRAAGQPQRYWSIGCAAGEEPYSLVILLAELYGEQAPQVPFEILATDIDSSTLARARSALYAASSLREVSADRQARFFSETEGGFLLCPQVRSMVRFRQMDLQQIESYPLADLVLCRNTLIYFKRSAQEKILHAIADILPQNGILVLGKSESMPASLRGRFAAFDPVERIYSRR; encoded by the coding sequence GTGGAGCTGTTTGGAACACAAGATTTCCTGCCGGATCTGGACCGTGAGCAACTTACGGCAATCTTCGGTCTGCCGGTAGTTGATGCCTATAAGGAGTCCTGCATCAAAAGGCGGGTTGCCTCCAGGATCAGGCGCAGCGGTTGCCGGGATGTTAACCAGTATCTGCAGCTTCTCGGTGCCAATCCGGCGGAGCGGGAACGGTTGAACGCCTCCCTGATGATCCATGTCAGCCAGTTTTTCCGGAATCCAAGCCTGTTTAAAACACTGCAAACGGTCGTTCTACCGGCACTGGTACGGCGCGCCGCAGGCCAGCCGCAGCGCTATTGGAGCATCGGCTGTGCTGCCGGAGAGGAGCCATACTCACTGGTCATACTGCTTGCAGAGCTGTATGGTGAACAGGCTCCGCAGGTGCCGTTCGAAATTCTGGCGACTGATATAGACAGCAGTACGCTGGCCCGGGCCCGGAGCGCCCTCTATGCAGCGTCGTCCCTGCGTGAAGTCTCTGCCGACCGTCAGGCCCGGTTTTTTTCGGAGACCGAAGGCGGCTTTCTGCTTTGCCCGCAAGTGCGCTCAATGGTCAGGTTCAGGCAGATGGACCTGCAGCAGATTGAGAGTTACCCGTTGGCAGATCTCGTTCTTTGCCGCAATACCCTGATATATTTCAAACGATCGGCCCAGGAAAAAATTCTGCACGCCATTGCGGATATTTTGCCGCAGAATGGTATACTGGTGCTCGGCAAATCCGAGAGTATGCCGGCGTCCCTGCGGGGCAGGTTTGCCGCCTTTGATCCGGTAGAACGAATTTACTCTCGCAGATGA
- a CDS encoding chemotaxis protein CheW: protein MSEVRRFLVLQAGSQNYALPLEQVSEVSELRPLSPVPRAPVWCLGAVRSAGVVAAVVDLAWYVGEEPEQAPEKLVVLDLRLGGLALQVGQVSSVVLEAPVRLEQDSYGTWLVTPDRKAELLDARELVQEISAAMSR from the coding sequence ATGAGTGAGGTCCGGCGTTTTCTGGTGCTGCAGGCCGGCAGCCAGAACTATGCCCTGCCTCTTGAACAGGTGTCCGAGGTAAGTGAGTTGCGCCCTCTGTCGCCGGTGCCCCGTGCCCCGGTCTGGTGCCTGGGGGCTGTCCGGTCTGCCGGAGTAGTTGCAGCGGTGGTTGACCTTGCCTGGTATGTCGGGGAGGAACCGGAACAGGCGCCGGAGAAGCTGGTTGTGCTGGACCTGCGGTTAGGGGGACTGGCCCTTCAGGTGGGGCAGGTTTCCAGCGTGGTATTGGAGGCACCGGTCAGACTTGAGCAGGACAGCTATGGCACCTGGCTCGTGACGCCTGATAGAAAGGCGGAACTGCTGGATGCCAGAGAACTGGTACAGGAAATATCAGCAGCTATGTCCCGATAA
- a CDS encoding GPMC system family 4 glycosyltransferase codes for MRIALFCPFTQGPTRGNITSVQRIARHLQLNGNQVDLIPLDAPDRSLCLQRLIAAPPDLLHAFHAFHAGPITRSMAHTLGVPYLITLTGSDLFDPALRDHPETLLALNDATSITCFDHLVAELATQTFPRIAGKLVVIPQGVEPFAVPVAAERTTDRFCILLPAALRPVKGIDYAITHLAPLAAERPELRLWIAGGSLDDTYTEAIERQAAGLPWVKLLGEIPHQEMGALYAVADLVLNSSQFEGGMANALLEAMAMAKPVLARDVPGNRSLIHHGRTGWLYRDGSDLCNQTRQLMDDPALRDTVARQARQHVLTQYSPQQEAGLLIRLYHSLLPAPGSGGAK; via the coding sequence ATGCGCATTGCACTTTTCTGTCCCTTTACCCAGGGCCCTACCCGGGGAAACATTACCAGCGTGCAGCGAATAGCACGGCATTTGCAGCTCAACGGCAACCAGGTTGACCTGATCCCCCTTGACGCCCCTGACCGTTCCCTCTGCCTGCAGCGGCTGATTGCAGCACCACCAGACCTGCTGCATGCCTTCCATGCCTTTCACGCCGGACCAATAACCCGCAGTATGGCACACACGCTTGGAGTTCCGTATCTGATCACCCTAACCGGCAGCGACCTGTTTGACCCAGCCTTGCGAGATCACCCCGAAACCCTGCTGGCCCTCAACGATGCGACCAGCATTACCTGCTTTGACCACTTGGTGGCAGAACTTGCAACCCAGACATTCCCTCGGATTGCCGGCAAGCTGGTGGTGATCCCCCAAGGGGTTGAACCCTTTGCGGTTCCTGTCGCAGCGGAACGGACTACTGACCGTTTTTGCATCCTGCTGCCTGCAGCACTGCGGCCGGTCAAGGGGATCGACTACGCCATCACTCACCTGGCTCCGCTTGCAGCAGAGCGGCCCGAGCTGCGGCTCTGGATTGCCGGCGGGAGCCTTGACGACACGTATACTGAAGCAATAGAGAGGCAAGCAGCCGGGCTGCCATGGGTAAAACTGTTAGGCGAGATCCCCCATCAGGAGATGGGAGCTCTCTATGCCGTTGCGGATCTGGTGCTGAACAGTTCGCAGTTTGAGGGGGGAATGGCTAACGCCCTGCTGGAAGCCATGGCAATGGCAAAACCGGTACTGGCCCGTGATGTACCGGGCAACCGCTCACTGATCCACCATGGCAGGACCGGCTGGCTCTACCGGGACGGCAGCGACTTATGCAACCAGACCAGACAACTGATGGATGATCCGGCACTGCGGGACACTGTTGCGCGTCAAGCCCGGCAGCATGTTCTGACGCAGTACTCTCCGCAACAGGAGGCCGGTTTACTGATCCGGCTTTACCACTCTCTGCTGCCTGCCCCTGGCAGCGGTGGAGCAAAATAA
- a CDS encoding zinc dependent phospholipase C family protein, translating into MPVLLLTSFLILLFPTSGLAWGGGTHLLIGLDVLSRLQQLPPQLATLLGGYANDFLYGCLAADIIVGKKHTHYLLNCHRWRVGARLLQSAQDDPQRACAYGYLCHLAADVVAHNYYVPYKTIRSFSTIALRHTYWELRFESFIEPQIWERAQEICRAGRPHDDALLRRVMAPTLFSFGNNKRIFNSILLLSRLERWQLLIKALSTRSQHSLTFEDRQEYLKVTMEVVMDLLTHGEESFCWLADPTGEAALEVAQEMRRHLRFLYKSGRFTREEGMERVEFIKPTLKRSIHHPELLAILKGACHESSSPFILQ; encoded by the coding sequence ATGCCTGTACTACTCTTGACATCGTTCTTGATCCTGCTCTTCCCAACCAGCGGTCTTGCCTGGGGAGGCGGCACCCATCTGCTGATCGGTCTTGATGTGTTGTCCCGGCTGCAGCAGTTGCCGCCCCAGCTTGCCACCCTGCTGGGAGGCTACGCCAATGACTTCCTCTATGGTTGCCTGGCGGCTGATATCATTGTAGGCAAAAAGCATACCCACTACCTGTTGAACTGTCACCGCTGGCGGGTGGGGGCACGACTGCTGCAGTCTGCCCAGGATGATCCGCAACGGGCCTGCGCCTATGGCTATCTCTGCCATCTGGCAGCCGATGTGGTGGCCCACAACTACTACGTGCCGTACAAGACCATCCGCTCCTTCTCAACCATTGCCCTGCGGCACACCTACTGGGAACTGCGTTTTGAATCCTTTATCGAGCCGCAGATCTGGGAACGCGCCCAGGAGATCTGCCGGGCCGGCCGCCCCCATGACGACGCCCTGCTGCGCCGGGTTATGGCACCGACCCTGTTTTCCTTTGGCAACAACAAGCGGATCTTCAACTCGATTCTGCTGCTCTCGCGGCTCGAGCGCTGGCAGCTGCTGATCAAGGCACTTTCCACCCGCTCACAGCACAGTCTTACCTTTGAAGACCGCCAGGAGTATCTGAAAGTTACCATGGAAGTGGTGATGGACCTCTTGACCCATGGTGAGGAGTCATTCTGCTGGCTGGCTGATCCTACGGGAGAGGCGGCCCTGGAGGTTGCGCAGGAGATGCGGCGTCATCTGCGCTTTCTGTACAAGAGTGGTCGTTTTACCCGTGAAGAGGGGATGGAGCGGGTTGAGTTCATCAAGCCTACCCTCAAGCGCTCGATCCACCACCCGGAACTGCTGGCAATCCTGAAAGGGGCCTGCCACGAATCAAGCTCACCTTTTATCCTGCAGTAG
- a CDS encoding TIGR04442 family protein, translating into MQKDIRLHGQLANGIEYFVLVVGTEAYQRYFFNIVQEADELRIFSPGNEFVLGQKGIRFEGNGGHFCEYMFGVEQPTSDLTKTEIINRLVMNGACLEEEGGGLHFSEQTSGHESYDTIFFEGNAVCNYFFCVHSPRLSRKLGEQQQELVRLLGKTLKRTPAVGEERDDLLVDELFPLLQDEGAQLFIIKLINTRHKAYRDLFRSLYFRSKKIADDDFARLMSLASGHQIDRYQQERMRIDVMYRHPLNRRIVDEYRSILIGCTARGEISTLENARLNRLKALSVRNKIPGALFFTLDELLKKGRNLKEAREEADYIAQTRQILEGFFLHQQEIDSSIDRDDMLTLIKAKKWAIAARDHHFDQLMLDFSRTCDEKIRDGADPALLEGFSYVITYLDRLDSTLSLIGQLAFMENVRITEEMLQGLLEHRAAFENLEPGCFEELFVKELFENPYLGRFGRMKMTALMEGLPLVQEDQQTLEALHSRLIAVDQEERLYLMVLELVRHRVRNFYSSYGTKAEQDVLRREVLEELKARKKLAVDLPDHVFQETVTTIQKEAVYLQSLLPTIIAEKNAHLREDFLANAGLDRFYVEELEREYYEQNGLDLEEMYQIRQGL; encoded by the coding sequence ATGCAGAAAGATATACGCCTCCATGGCCAGCTTGCTAACGGGATCGAGTATTTTGTGCTGGTGGTGGGCACCGAGGCCTACCAGCGCTATTTTTTCAATATTGTGCAGGAAGCTGATGAGCTGCGAATCTTTTCGCCCGGCAACGAATTTGTCCTGGGCCAGAAAGGGATCCGCTTTGAGGGGAACGGCGGTCATTTCTGCGAATATATGTTCGGGGTGGAACAACCCACTTCCGACCTGACCAAGACAGAGATCATCAACCGTCTGGTCATGAACGGTGCCTGCCTTGAGGAAGAGGGGGGAGGCCTTCACTTCAGTGAACAGACCAGTGGGCATGAATCCTACGACACCATTTTTTTTGAAGGAAATGCGGTCTGCAACTATTTTTTCTGCGTCCATTCTCCCAGACTTTCCCGCAAGCTGGGCGAGCAACAGCAGGAGCTGGTCCGCCTGCTGGGCAAGACCCTGAAACGTACCCCGGCAGTAGGTGAAGAACGCGACGACCTGCTGGTTGACGAGTTGTTTCCGCTGTTGCAGGATGAAGGTGCCCAGCTGTTTATTATCAAGCTGATCAATACGCGCCACAAGGCCTATCGCGACCTGTTCCGTTCACTGTATTTCCGTTCGAAAAAGATTGCCGATGATGATTTTGCCCGTTTGATGAGCCTGGCAAGTGGCCATCAGATTGACCGTTATCAGCAGGAGCGGATGCGGATTGATGTGATGTACCGTCATCCGTTGAACCGCCGGATTGTTGATGAATACCGCAGTATCCTGATCGGCTGTACTGCCAGGGGCGAGATCAGCACACTGGAAAATGCCCGTTTGAATCGCTTGAAGGCGCTCTCCGTACGCAACAAGATCCCCGGTGCCCTCTTCTTTACCCTCGACGAACTGCTGAAGAAGGGCCGCAACCTGAAGGAGGCCCGTGAGGAGGCCGACTACATTGCCCAGACCCGCCAGATTCTGGAGGGGTTCTTCCTGCATCAGCAAGAGATTGACAGCTCCATTGATCGGGACGATATGCTGACCCTGATCAAGGCAAAAAAATGGGCAATTGCCGCCCGAGACCATCATTTTGATCAGCTGATGCTGGATTTCAGTCGTACCTGTGACGAAAAAATCAGGGATGGTGCCGACCCTGCCTTGTTGGAGGGGTTTTCCTATGTGATTACCTATCTTGACCGGCTGGACAGTACCCTGTCTCTGATCGGGCAGTTGGCTTTCATGGAAAATGTGCGCATAACCGAAGAGATGCTGCAGGGCCTGCTGGAACATCGTGCCGCCTTTGAAAATCTGGAGCCCGGCTGTTTTGAAGAGCTGTTTGTGAAGGAATTGTTTGAAAACCCCTACCTGGGGCGCTTTGGGCGGATGAAGATGACGGCCCTGATGGAGGGCCTGCCTCTGGTGCAGGAGGACCAGCAGACACTTGAGGCGCTGCACAGTCGCCTGATTGCCGTTGATCAGGAGGAACGGCTCTATCTGATGGTGCTTGAACTGGTACGGCATCGGGTACGAAACTTCTATTCAAGTTATGGCACCAAGGCGGAGCAGGATGTGCTGCGCCGAGAAGTGCTGGAAGAGTTAAAGGCCCGTAAAAAACTGGCCGTAGACCTGCCGGACCATGTTTTTCAGGAAACAGTTACTACAATCCAGAAGGAAGCGGTCTACCTGCAGTCTCTGTTGCCAACCATTATTGCTGAGAAAAATGCGCACCTGAGGGAGGACTTTCTGGCCAATGCCGGGTTGGACCGTTTCTATGTCGAGGAGCTGGAGCGGGAGTACTATGAGCAGAACGGGTTGGATCTGGAGGAGATGTATCAGATCCGCCAGGGCTTGTGA
- a CDS encoding uracil-DNA glycosylase: MNRLHPQSMYASVREYLQELEESGVDGLPFEELQQTVNRGREPEQQRQEQPLPAVLQGLEGLRRKIGDCQRCDLAQSRTNLVFGAGPEKARLVFVGEAPGADEDRQGQPFVGEAGQVLTRLIEAMGLKRTQVYICNVLKCRPPANRNPHKDEIATCSPFLQQQLQIIKPEVIVALGTFAAQTLLETKEPISRMRGQFHSWHGIPVMPTFHPSFLLHNKENKQHYWDVWSDMEQVLRKLKLPVPEKKKKA; this comes from the coding sequence ATGAACAGACTGCACCCCCAGAGCATGTACGCCTCGGTGCGCGAATATCTGCAGGAGCTGGAAGAGAGCGGTGTTGACGGACTGCCGTTTGAGGAGTTGCAGCAGACGGTGAACAGAGGCCGGGAGCCTGAGCAGCAGCGCCAGGAACAGCCGCTGCCTGCCGTCCTCCAGGGCCTTGAAGGGCTGCGCCGGAAGATTGGTGACTGCCAGCGTTGCGATCTTGCCCAATCCCGTACCAATCTGGTGTTTGGGGCAGGCCCTGAAAAGGCCCGGCTGGTGTTTGTGGGAGAGGCTCCCGGAGCTGACGAGGACCGGCAGGGACAACCGTTTGTGGGAGAGGCCGGCCAGGTCTTGACCCGTCTGATTGAGGCAATGGGGTTAAAGCGGACCCAGGTCTACATCTGTAATGTGTTGAAGTGCCGCCCTCCCGCCAATCGTAATCCCCATAAAGATGAAATTGCCACCTGCTCGCCGTTTTTACAGCAGCAGCTGCAGATTATCAAGCCGGAGGTAATTGTGGCCCTGGGGACCTTTGCCGCCCAGACCCTGCTGGAGACCAAGGAACCGATCTCCCGGATGCGGGGGCAGTTTCACAGCTGGCACGGCATTCCGGTGATGCCGACCTTTCACCCTTCGTTCCTGCTGCATAACAAGGAAAACAAGCAGCATTACTGGGATGTCTGGAGCGATATGGAGCAGGTGCTGCGCAAATTAAAATTACCGGTGCCAGAGAAAAAGAAAAAAGCTTAA
- a CDS encoding NlpC/P60 family protein — protein sequence MILRIGILLLFCCCIGPLKAMAADLPGFAVAGKPTPVFNTAQSALPLAKQQTDHCGQMRQLEFIALPGTTFEVIAAPAGIPGVLEVHTNEYQAPPGTRLYVTADLLTLQPTAPPRRIPQLPAPARIMQQLRSAVGLPYVWGGNRRGGVIQAGQVRFAGLDCSGLLYEATDGFAPRNTEQLVDFGKAVAIEGKNLLELLQLLRPLDLIVWKGHVIIVLDQKTTVESILNCSGGSDGVVTTPLEKRLKQLLKQRKPANSWPAGAGKSAHFVVRRWI from the coding sequence ATGATCCTGCGCATTGGTATCCTGCTACTATTCTGCTGCTGCATTGGCCCGCTAAAGGCCATGGCAGCAGATCTGCCCGGTTTTGCTGTTGCCGGAAAGCCAACCCCGGTATTTAACACCGCCCAATCAGCCCTGCCACTGGCAAAACAGCAGACAGATCACTGTGGTCAAATGCGGCAACTTGAATTCATCGCCCTGCCCGGCACGACATTTGAGGTGATTGCCGCTCCAGCCGGCATCCCTGGTGTATTGGAGGTACATACCAACGAATATCAGGCACCGCCGGGAACTCGGCTGTATGTTACTGCTGATCTGCTGACCCTGCAGCCAACAGCACCACCCAGGCGGATACCACAGCTACCGGCACCAGCCAGAATCATGCAGCAGTTGCGCAGCGCCGTGGGGCTGCCCTATGTCTGGGGAGGAAACCGGCGTGGTGGTGTCATACAAGCCGGACAGGTGCGATTTGCCGGGCTGGACTGTTCAGGACTTTTGTATGAGGCTACCGATGGCTTCGCACCCCGCAATACCGAGCAGCTGGTGGATTTTGGCAAGGCAGTCGCCATTGAGGGGAAAAACCTCCTGGAATTGCTGCAGTTGCTACGCCCCCTTGACCTGATTGTCTGGAAGGGGCATGTCATTATTGTGCTGGATCAGAAAACAACAGTGGAAAGTATCTTGAACTGCAGTGGGGGGAGTGATGGCGTTGTGACAACCCCGCTGGAAAAGCGGCTGAAGCAGTTGCTGAAACAGCGCAAACCAGCCAACAGCTGGCCTGCCGGTGCCGGCAAATCAGCACATTTCGTGGTCCGCAGGTGGATTTAA
- a CDS encoding GPMC system MBL fold metallohydrolase → MKIIVLGSGTSTGVPMVGCSCPVCSSSDPRDRRSRASLLIRHAGKNILVDSSTDLRSQMLREMVPQIDAVLFTHAHADHVNGIDDLRGFYFLHRQVIPCYACPATMERLLSGFGYVFHQEKGATHPPLLEARVTGGPFDLFGLQVLPVPLEHGVDGSCGYRIGSFAYLTDCSAIPPASLALLQGVATVVVDGLRWSPHPFHFNIEGAIAALRELGVRRMILTHLTHEVRHADERRLPNGVEFAYDGMNFELER, encoded by the coding sequence ATGAAGATTATTGTCCTTGGCAGTGGAACTTCCACCGGAGTTCCCATGGTTGGCTGCAGCTGTCCGGTCTGCAGCTCTTCCGACCCGCGCGATCGCCGCAGCAGGGCGTCACTGCTGATTCGTCATGCCGGAAAGAACATCCTGGTGGACAGTTCAACTGATCTGCGCAGCCAGATGCTGCGTGAGATGGTACCGCAGATTGATGCGGTGCTGTTTACCCATGCCCATGCCGACCATGTCAATGGTATCGATGACCTGCGAGGTTTTTATTTTCTGCACCGTCAGGTGATCCCCTGTTATGCCTGCCCGGCCACCATGGAACGCCTGTTGAGCGGATTTGGCTATGTCTTCCATCAAGAGAAGGGTGCCACTCATCCCCCGCTTCTGGAGGCCAGGGTGACCGGCGGTCCCTTTGATCTGTTCGGGCTGCAGGTGCTGCCGGTTCCGCTGGAGCATGGTGTTGATGGCTCCTGTGGCTACCGGATCGGTTCTTTTGCTTATCTGACTGACTGCAGTGCAATTCCACCGGCATCACTTGCATTGTTGCAGGGAGTTGCTACAGTAGTGGTTGACGGTCTGCGCTGGTCGCCCCATCCTTTTCACTTTAATATTGAAGGGGCCATTGCTGCGCTCAGAGAACTGGGGGTGCGGCGCATGATCCTGACCCACCTGACCCACGAGGTGCGCCACGCAGATGAGCGTCGGCTGCCGAACGGTGTTGAATTCGCATATGACGGCATGAACTTCGAGCTGGAACGCTGA
- a CDS encoding methyl-accepting chemotaxis protein encodes MRVRVPLGYKFILGFVAVVAVVAFAPPVVAALGYSPDVTQFLTIVVALTVGLIMGWLFSRRFARNIGMLTESAHEVSQGDLSCDIQLPPTSTPDETHELTAAINQMIQNLRDLVGHIRSSSAKLAGSSKEINGTAVEISASTEEVARAIEQISHGAETQAELVERSSRIIKETAISIELVASRARESSRCARETSQTARRGADLAGAALLLMKEFFVRTEELSTRFDQLNSRLQRVGKVADFIGEVARQTNLLALNASIEAVRAGEYGKGFAVVADEVRKLADSTSHSVGEITDLIATLRDESQRVHESLLESSRMIHDGKKNVDITANAFGEIIASVQDTERRANSIADLSQMQLEGAGKMVQAVDEIARVADDNAAATEEVSAATEEQLAAMQDMALATRELTQLADELERLVRRFTLEETIELVETV; translated from the coding sequence ATGCGGGTACGGGTGCCCCTCGGGTATAAATTCATCCTCGGCTTTGTTGCCGTTGTGGCGGTGGTGGCCTTTGCTCCGCCGGTGGTTGCGGCACTGGGCTATTCTCCTGACGTTACGCAGTTTTTGACTATTGTGGTCGCCCTGACCGTGGGCCTGATCATGGGATGGCTCTTTTCGAGAAGGTTTGCCCGTAATATCGGAATGTTAACGGAGTCCGCCCATGAGGTCAGCCAGGGTGACCTCTCCTGTGATATTCAACTGCCCCCTACCAGCACGCCGGATGAAACCCATGAACTGACCGCGGCTATTAACCAGATGATCCAGAATCTGCGGGATCTGGTCGGGCATATCCGGAGCAGTTCCGCCAAGCTGGCCGGCTCTTCCAAGGAGATTAACGGCACCGCCGTGGAGATCAGTGCTTCTACCGAAGAGGTGGCCCGGGCCATTGAACAGATCTCCCATGGCGCTGAGACCCAGGCTGAACTGGTTGAACGCAGTTCCCGCATTATCAAAGAGACAGCGATCTCGATTGAGCTGGTGGCCTCCCGCGCCCGGGAAAGTTCCCGCTGTGCCCGTGAAACCAGTCAGACGGCCAGGCGGGGCGCTGATCTGGCCGGTGCTGCCCTGCTGTTGATGAAAGAGTTTTTCGTGCGGACCGAAGAGCTCAGCACCCGTTTTGACCAGCTTAACAGTCGTCTGCAACGGGTAGGTAAGGTGGCTGATTTTATTGGAGAAGTTGCCCGTCAGACCAATCTGTTGGCCCTGAACGCCTCGATTGAGGCGGTGCGGGCCGGTGAATATGGCAAAGGCTTTGCCGTAGTGGCTGATGAGGTCCGTAAGCTGGCCGACAGTACTTCCCATTCTGTAGGTGAGATCACCGACCTGATCGCGACCTTGCGTGATGAGAGCCAACGGGTGCATGAGAGCCTGCTGGAGAGTTCCCGCATGATCCATGACGGCAAGAAGAACGTCGATATCACGGCCAACGCCTTTGGTGAGATTATTGCCAGTGTTCAGGACACCGAGCGGCGGGCCAACAGTATTGCCGATCTGTCGCAGATGCAGTTGGAAGGGGCAGGTAAGATGGTGCAGGCCGTTGATGAGATCGCCAGGGTTGCGGATGATAATGCCGCTGCCACGGAAGAGGTCTCGGCTGCTACGGAAGAACAGCTGGCTGCCATGCAGGATATGGCCCTGGCAACCAGAGAACTGACCCAGCTGGCCGATGAACTGGAACGGCTGGTGCGGCGTTTTACCCTGGAGGAAACCATTGAGCTGGTGGAAACAGTATGA